The genomic stretch TTGTAACTCATTCAATTTCTCCTCCACTGATTTTTAACATACATCCTTCAAAACGTTTCTGTGAACTCTCATAGTGGGAGTAGTTTTTGGACTTTTCTAAATGAGGTGTCAGTGGCATATGTGCTATTTCAATCAATGCTACAGTGTTGCttcaaaaaccccaaaccattcAATTTTAATTGTGTGTAGTTGTTGAGATCTGGTGAATGTGAAGATTTACTGATCTCTTTTAAACTCCTACATCTAAAACTAGGAAGCTTTGGGAATTCTTAGCATCTTAGGCCTGATCTGATGACAAAGTCCAATGTTACCTCTTACCTTGGATTTCACATCTGTTGTGGCTTGATAGTGTTGTTCCTTCTCGAACTGATGGGAAGATAATTTATAGATTTCTATGTGCTTCTGAGACATTATCCCTGAAGTGTATAAGAGTTTTAATGATTTCTATactaccacctcagggaggatgTCAGGTGTTTGCATCTGTAATCTGTGTTAATGTCTACATTTTTACCAAATTTCAAGAgctaataaaatattatcatacaAAAGGAGACACTCTGACATTTACACATGATAATGTTCCAAATTTTGATTTTCTAACAGATAAGATTTCCTGGGTTGCATGCATATAATATAATTCTTAGGGAGACTAGAAGAGATGCCCTGTGTTTTCTTTCTATGAGCCCGAGAGCTCATGAAAAGTCCTTGTATCAACAGAGACTCTGGCCAGCCTCTAAACCTTCTGATTTCATCCTGAAGTACTGATGCAGGAGGTCAGAGAAGGGAAATCAACAGGAGTACTGGGAAAATCCATAGTGGAATGTAATCTTCCCAAGGAGATTCATTCCTTAATACATCCATTCAACTATctttctatccattcattcatccatacagtcataaatttttaatataataatgatttttatttatagttttgggtttcaatttttatccctctttgctacctcccctcccccatctctgaggtggcaggcaatcagatatagtctATACATGCATtattatgcaaagtattaccctatttttcattttgtacaagaaaaccggattaaaaggaaaaaatgaaagaaagtgaaaaatagcatgcttcactctgttccatcaatatcaattctttctttggaggtgagtagtatgtttcatcaatagtcttttggaattgtctaggatcatcATATTGTTCAGAacagttgagtcattcacagttcttcatcagacaatattgctgtctctgtgcacaatgttctcttggttctgctcacttcactatacatcagttcatacaagtctttccaaacttttctgaaatcatcctgattgtcatttcttgtagcacaatgatatttcatctccatcatataccacagattgtttagccatcccccaattgatagatattcctttgctttccaattcttaccACCACAAACaaagctggtataaatatttttgtacaaataggtctttttctcttttgggggactTATatttgtgacaattggagtgatgtcccctgctggagagatactgtagcaatgctccaccatgaggagaaggtatctgagggcaagccatgtggcttcaAATGTCAGtcccttggcatcaggaagtgacagtTGCTTGTGGGTACTTTCGATCAAAGCTATCAGACAACTATCTTGGAGCTGTGCGTGTTTGGAGGGGCCTGTGTCTGGTTTCACAGGAAgcttctgggatgaagaaggggtgaggctcacTCTCACTCTTGCCCTCTCTGTTTTGCCAGGACCTCAGGTGGAGTGGAtgtagaaatgctggctccctgagatagatagatgaaggcatctaggcctctttcccTATcatcaccaaattcttatgttctttaataaatgcttaaaagcctaaactcttgctaaagcttctaatttattggtgaccactcatgaTATTTTTAGCTagcctagctagaattttagacacCTTACAGACAGCAATTATTCCCATTCATACATTAATTCTTTTGCTGCTATGATATAAAGACATAAAATGAAACTTCTTCAAAAGAGTTTACATTGTTTTGATGGTAAACAATGTTTATATTCACTGAACATTACATttacaatttatatatttatttattttcatcttttaactaggtaaaagaggtagacccagcccaagcctcatttAACCATTCTTTTGTCTCTTGATAGCTCAGGATGGgagtaaatagcaattgtttctcttttggccagaaaccctgaggatcTTCCACCCCACCATCTCcatccattatctatctatctatctatctatctatctatctatctatctatctatctatctatctatctatcatctatctatccatctatctatctgtctgtccatctgtctagctatctagctatccatttatccatccatccatccatccatctatctatctatctatctatctatctacctatctatctatctatctatctatctatctatctatctatctatctatctatctgttgttgggttttttaatagataaaagacaatttctttatttcatttctcacATCCCCTAATCACTgagtgggcattgcctcagatAAAGTGTGACTTGTAAAAAGCCTCAGGTTAAAAAGCCAAAGTGTCCCAttgcatttggggccatctccagccttCCTGAACTTTACCTTACCACcagacccacatggctctggcaGAGAGAGTCAGAATGGCAattttgcacagtcctgcctcatttaaatccaattcaatgaaagtcatgacatgacctcccaatgtcatggtcctcttccagaatgaaggaacaacaataatttacaatagaaaaaatagattaaaatagaaGATCAGGGGAGAAAATTAGCAACTGAAGTAAGTAGAAAATCATTCCTTCAAGAGGTGGCAACTAAACTGAGCTTTCAAGAAAATGAGGTATCTtacatgacaaatatgaagagaGAGTGGGTTGCTAGCCGACTGAGACATGTTGGCATGTTGTATTTTAGCATCAAAAAAGGTCATTTTGACTGGAACAatttgtgcaataagaaatgagtAAGAAACCTGGAATGATATACAGGAGACAGATTAGgagtgttccaaaagtttggggtttttctaattcagtataCCTTATTAGAACAATATTATTCTGAGGATTAGGTTTGaagtcttaggggcagctaggtggcacagtggatagagtactggccctggattaaggaggacctgagttcaaatccggtctcatacacttaacacgtactagctgtgtgaccctgggcaagtcacttaaccccaattgccccacaaaaaaaaaaaaaaaaagattcgaCATTTTACAGTCAGTCATCTTTGGCTAAAACTTAAAATTtcattatgaaaaaatattttcatttggatGTAAATGTGAGCATAAATGAAATAGGTAAAATAGATTGAAAGATGTAAAGAAGGAAGAtaaatcagagaaataaagtaTTTCTGGAATAAATCAGAATCCTCATGTCAATGAGAATCAATGAACAGAATCAATTGTCTTACCTTATGAGGTTATAACAATTCTCTAAGAGGGACTAGAATCTCTTAGAAATTGGTACTTTATCATTCTTTAGAGAGAATGTCAATGAAGCCTGGAAAGACTgtgaaagaacagagagaaaagacaaagaaaatatctTTCCTGAGAGAAATATATTGTGAAGAATCATAAGGAAAATTCTTGGGAGAAGATTTTACTTAACACCTTGAGAGAACTGAATTGTGGGACTCTGTTTCCAGACATGAAGTCAACATTTGCAATGATGATTAGAACAGTGTCTGACtataactttttccatttgtcataATATTGTAAATGTGttatcttctttgtttttctttgctaaaGTTTACTGAATTGTATTGACAGTAGTCTTGATGATCGCTGAAGTCTATGCTATTAGGGGAAATTTGATATGTGTAGTGGTAAATGATTAAGAGAACATGGGGAAAagttttataataaataaaataaagtttatgaTAAAGAAAGTATAATGAATTGAGGGTGAGGCCTGTGTCAATTATCCATCTACTCATCAAAGCCAATTGACTCTTTATTATGGCCACATCCAAATATTAAATTATGTTTGGCTTTTGTATTTTGTCATAACTTGGCCTCTTCTTACCTTACTCCCTCAATGCACCCTGTTCCAGTAATAGTATCCACTCTGATTTTACTTAAATACTCCATCTTCTCactcagaacatttttttctggctgtcccatCTGCAAAGAGCCCTCTGCCTCCTCTTCTCTGCATCCTTAGTTAgattccctcacttccttcaagtcccagattaCGCAAGGTCTTTTTCAGTCCTCATTAATCTtcatgccttccctctaagactgTTGCCAATTTCTCCTGTATAAATCTTTTGTACATAATTgcatattttctttccattatactgtgACAGCTTTGAGGCTAGGGactctttttttgcctttatttccccATCACTTAGTGCATTACTTTGAGCATAgtagtacataataaatgctagatgacagactaattttttttgaaaaagttaCAATTTTAGTAATCAATGTAGAAACAAATCAACAGACCCATTTTATTACCTGAGAACTTGGGATAAGAATAAGGAAAATTAACCAGTAGCATGCAAAGTAGGATTGGAGgaagaatgtgtgtatgtgtgcatgtgtgtatgtatgtatgagtgtgtgttcTTGACTTTAATCCATGctatatataagtgtatatggGTATttgtctagtttttaaaaatatattttctcatatatatgaTTTCTCATTATAAACCTGGtctatttcatagaatcataaattaaaAGTGAATAATTACATCTTTGTAACATCAATAAAATTCTGGACAATATCTCTATGCTGGGAAAATATACACTATTCTTGATAAGCACTTTTATGAAATAATTGTCATGATCAATGTTATTAACAAAATTGGAATTCTGATGTCAGTGGTTGGGGAGAAGAACATTGTTCAAATATGAATCTTATAAACACCTGTCTCAGTAGGAAGTACAAGGAGCCGCAAGAGATTAAGATGAAATTCTGGGTCCTCCATATTGTGGTTTCCACATCTAATCTATCCAATTTTACTTGATTTGAGGGCCTTGTctgctttctgattttttttttctttcctaatttacctttcTTCTACTACCTTCCTTCCAGACTTACCAACAGATGTCAAATAGGTAGCCCACTTTGGTCTGCTGCCTGAGTAAgataaaacataattgggaaataggtaaatatatatatatatatatatatatatatatatatatatatatatatatatactaaaacATAAATAATGCTAATATGTTGTTTTATAAGTCAATATATATCTGCAAGGATCCTTATTTGAGTGTCATGccctttgtttattcatttcctgCTCTTTAACCCACTTATCCTCATCTAGTTGTCCTAGATATTCCTGGGCATTTACTGATTGGCTCTATTATATGACAGCCCATGTCTGAGCTTATGAAGCTCATTGTTTACTTGAGTATTTAAGaatttatatgtttttaaaagtttggcAAGGGTTGGTGAGGGCTCTCTTCAGAGCCTCCTTCACATCCTTGTTCCTCAGGCTATAAATCATAGGATTCAGCATGGGAATCACCAATGTGTAAAACACAGAGGCCATTTTATCAGTGTCTAACGAATGGTTTGACTGGGGCTGCAAATACATGAAAAGGAGTGTCCCATAGAAAACAGTGACAGCCATCATATGGGAAGCACAGGTGGAGAaggctttctttctcccttctgctGAGCGTATCCTCAGAATGGCCAAGATAATGTAGAAATAGGACACAATTACAATGATCATAGAAAAGAAGAGATTAGTTCCTGAAAAAGTAAAGACTGCTGTTTCTGGGATGTAGGTGTCAGAACAGGATAATGCTAACAAAGGGACGTCATCACAgtaaaaatgattaataatattGGAAGAACAATAAGACACTGAGAAAACACAAGAGGTGACAGTCAATGCTGTAGTTAAACTGTAGGCATATGTAAGGACAACAAGCAGGATGCAAACCTTCCGTGATACCACAACCATGTATAGTAGGGGATTGCATATAGCCACATAGCGGTCATATGCCATGGCAGCCAACATGAAAATCTCAGCAACAATGAAGACTAAAAAGCCTCCCAGTTGAGTTGCACAGCCATAATAGgaaatggttttcttttctaCCAAGAAATTGACCAGCATCTGGGGAGCTATGACAGTGGAATTGCCAAGATTAATGATAGCTAAGTGTcggagaaaaaaatacatgggaGTTTGAAGTCGAGAATCTATACTAGTGAGTGTGATGATTCCCACATTTCCAGTCACTGTCACTCCATAGATCAGTAAGAAAACCAAGAAGAGGGGAACTTGAAGGTCTGGACGCTCTGAGACTCCAATGAGAATGAATGTTGTCACGTGGGAGAGATTTACTGGAATCATTTATTCTTCTGTTTTCATCTgataggggaaaaatgggaacacAATTTAGAAAGCTTAGGATTAGTTTGCAGAATTGCCATTTCAAGTAGACAAGGATGTCCTAGAATGTCTGGAGAAACCTATCTTTTACTTGgagatatattttatatgaatgtCAAGCTATGTTTAATGATGCAAAGGAACTAGGTTacaaagctctttgagggaagagtcaggattctttctttctttcattcttttttctgaggcaattgggattaagtgatttgcccagggtcacacagttagtaagtgtcaagtatatgaggccagatttgaactcaagttctcctgactccagggacagtgatgtatccactgtgctacctagctaccccaggattCTTTTAATGATGTTATTTTATGACAACAGAATAATCTTCAGTATTGTAAATTGAGGAGaaaggttcaaattctactaTGTTGCATACCAGCAAAATGATCTTGTACAACATACTtgggtttctcttttttttggattcacaggagaattttaattatacttttaaagaacaattagtaccAATCAATATTACATAAATAATTTGCAAAAATTCAGAACATATACTACTTCTACCTAATTTGGGTTTCCAATttgtatccctccttccatccctcctgtTCTCCCCTTCCtggggcagtaagcaatcagatataggttatatatgtgcaattatgtaaaacattaccatattaactatgaatgacttaactattctcaacaatacaattattcaagacaatcccaaaggaccatagATGAAACACattttccacctccaaagaaagaactgataatgatggaacacagactgaagcatgctatttttcactttctttaattttttttcttttattcaagtttcctaattggctttctttcttttgttttttttttttttggtagggcaatgagagttaagtgacttgcccagggtcacacagctagtaagtgtcaagtgtctgaggccggatttgaactcaggacctcctgaatccagggctggtgctttattcactgtgccacctagctactcctctcatttatttgtaaagagctaaggtcctttccagttttagaTTTGTATTccttaaattaagaaaataaacagTTGGATAGTTCAAAGGTTTCAGTCTTATGTTTCCTTGGTACCACTCAAACAGTATTAGAAAAATGTTGATTTCATAGAAAATACTCCATAAATGATGGTAAGACACAACACTTAAATTCTCCAGGAAAATTGTCCCCCCTCCCTTTAaatttagtgtcttccctctgctgattatcttGGATTTAGCTTGGTTTTAcccagttgtttgcatattgccctccccccccaaaaaaaaaacccttataacatACCCCACATACTCCCACATAACTGAcatccttgagaatagggacagGCTTTacactttctttgtatccctagcacactgtttgacacatagtaaacatgtaataaatgttattgactgGCAAATCcctctttactgagaaaatcagTGATCATTTTCAGAAGCTTTACTGATTCTCTTTGTAAGATGATAACttttactggggaaaaaaagaaaatatctgcaGGCTTGGTATATTgcaaatacaaattcttcagtAGTAAATGTTAATTGGGTGACAGGCCCCAAATTATGTTAAATCTTTGAATAAATTAATGGAAACATTATGTTTACCATCAATAGGGCACCAATACCATTTTACTCTTTCCTGATCAAATCTTAAATTTGTGTTCAATCCTAGTCACAACAGTTCAGGAAGCAAGTTGATGATATGTAAGATAACTTTGATGTCAAGGACAATTAAAACTTTTCCACATAAAAATTAGtctgaaaaaatggaaagtaattAAACTAGTAATGATAAGACTTGTAATTACATGGAAACAAAGCAACTGTCTTTAAACATTTTAAGGACTATCATCTCTGGGGTCCCAAAATATGGAAACTACAATAAGATAAACAGAGGCAGAGCTTAAAGTCAACAGTGCTTTATTAAAGGGTCTTGACCCCCTATAAGAAAGTGGATTTCatatcttcctcatgatctgagttACCCTTGGTTCCCAGAGATTTATATTTAAAGGACCTGGTAGCCATATATATATAAGGATATAAGGCAaggtaaaatacaaaaataattgatTGATAGACCTTTCTCTTGACCCTCAAGAAGGGCCAAAAATGATATATCAGCATGGTTATCATGGGTTGGCTGATGCAGGGGTCATCCCTGCTGACTAAGTGATAAGATGGAATCCTCCTCATGGTGGGCAAAAGAGAATGGTCCATACCATGCCAAAGCTTTCCAACCATACTGGGTTTGGCCCTGGTAATTGAACAAAACAGGATGGAGATCCTTGTGCTTACAAAAGTGAACTTCATAGCTGTGGTGAATAGTGAATTTACAGTTTAAAAGTATAAGGCCTAATATAAAAAAGAacctattttatttaattatccctttttatgtaaaataattattattacatgcCATTCTTGTACTACTGTTAGATAGTTAAACGTACTAAATGAATATTACTAGATGAGTATATCACTAACAGTTTCTAACAATCACAAACCCTTATGGAATCACACTGAACTGATTAATACTCATTGCAATAAAATAGGGGTCCAAGTGAGTCATTTCTTTCACACTGAGATGATAGTTTCCACTTTTCCTATTTGGTTTATCAGAGAAGAAATACAAACAATGAGTAGGAGAAATATAAAACCAAATTTtgataaaattaaaggaaaacaatattaaaaaatataagtgTATCTAAAAGTGGGATTGCCTATATTGAGAGGCTAAGGGTTTACCACCACTGGAGTGGTTTAAGTGGAGACTATAGGTGAGAGACCTTTAAAATTAAGAATCCACACAACTGATTTTATGGGGAGAGATTACATTTTGAGTCTCTGTAAGTGAATGACTGATAGAAAGGAAGCTCAATTGGGGTTGTGATAGACTGGAGTACTTAGGGTCTACAGTGGAAATCTTAGTTCTATCACACCTTGTAAAAGTATAATTGGAATTTATTTACATTGTACTcagtggaagaaagaaaacaagcatttaataaatacccaCCATGTTTCAAATTCTGTATTAAaggcttttcaaatattatcttatttggtcttcagaaaaaccttggtAAGTAGGTGCTATGGGAATTTCAAAGCTACAGTGATGATGAAAGTTGATGAGACTAGGCACATTCctgtggatttttttcttcaataaagaatattcatctttctttgatgatagaaaaagaaactgatgtTCTAAGGACACTTTAAAAGGGTCAAACACTTGTGAGGTACGAGGTAGTTCTACCAATCAACttatcaataaatgaatgaatgaatgaatgaataattcagCATTGATTCACACCAGAGTCACTGTTTTTAGGAATTAAatgttttctgtttatttttagtgAACTCAGCTCTGGATAAATAATGTGAGTTACAAAGAAATTGATTTCATCTCCACGTAAGATAGAAAGCCATATTTCCTCAGAAATAACACTTTCCCTAATTGAGAGCAACCTAGGAGGTATTGGGTTCTTTTTCACTAGTTCTTCAATCTTATGGATTACCTGGGTTATTTAAAGGCAGATGCTGGATCAGACACCATGGTCAATATGTCTTTTAGTGTCCTTTCCAAGTGAAATTCTTTGTTGTCACTTTCAACTTTAACATGTAGGAGTTAAAAGGTGATGCAATAAAAGCTTAATGGCTAAAGCAATGCTGACCAGGCAGATTCTTCTGTGAAATCCCTCCAACATCAAGAACTGCTTCATTAGCCTaacttcattctttcttccccccccccatcagggcaatgagtattaagcaGCTTCCCCCCTCTACTTTCTCCCAGACTATATGCCCCAAACTGATGAATCACTTTTTAAGGACATGTACCTACATTACCAAGTAACCTTCATAGActccagaaagaagaaaaaaaggacagaGGGATGAAGGGATAAAGGaaagtaaggaaggaagaaggaagaagaaaggggaaaaggtaggaaggaaagaagaaagggagggagaggaaaaggaaggaaggaagatagaaagggAGTGAGagcaaaagaaagggagaaagaaaagaagaaaggaagggagaaagtatgaagaaagggaaggagggagggagggaggaaagagatgtGGTGTTTAAAATCAACAATTTTGGTCAGTTAATAATGAATTAGTGATTCATTCAACAAGTCAAAATGGTGAGTTGGTTTTGAATGTGGACTACCTGGCCTTTTGCCTAAGACAACCACAGAAATTTAAGCAGATGTACACTTTTATACTAATCAACCTTAGAACTCTATTCCTCATATGGAACGATGCTGATTACAATCACTGAAGACACTAGGCAAAGAAGCTGCAAGAACTGACTAATTTGCAGAAGTTCAAGGAGAAATAGAAGCCCATctaaaagacatgagaaaaaatgatAATTCCTCTCTAATCTTATATTTCCTATGATATTGACAGGAAACACCCTGGGCAAACCTTTTGAACACTATTCCTTTAATCAATTCCAAAGGCCTTCATCCTTGGAATTTTTTGCCACAATATGAAGACTAAGCCCATTaccatatatgttcattgggccTTAAAAGTAAATTTAGTGATTGACCCTTCTCActttgaacccaaatctcttagcaggatgtgtatatatatatatatatatatatatatatatatatatatatatatatatatatatatatatatatatatatatatatatatatatatattatccttataatttttttgcacattatttttcttctctcaacAAGTCTGCCTGCTTTAGTCAGAAATAATATGCAATCAATCACGGGGATTTTAATGCTTACCAACCAAGCAATGTCTTGGTAGAGAATGAGAGAACCATTATAATAGTTTATCTTACACTACTATATGTCATTAGTCATGACTCAGCAAATCTACCTGACTCACTCAAGGATTCACAGCAAATTCAGCAACTTGGTTATCAGAATATTAGAGACAGGCTCCCAGTATTCTGCTATCCAGAATCCTTTGTAGTATTAAtatccataaaatattttaatgataatgCATTCTCAGGAGTTAAACTCCTGAGTActaggaaataatatttttacctCAAATGTTTTTTTCAGCCCATATTATTATTGCATATTCAAATGgttttcaaaacaaacaaaaaaaatgatctgCTCTCATTGATGAGTTATTCAATGCtttattttgattgttttttgtttctaaaCACCTCATCAGTACTATAGTGATTGATGTGATACAttgatttagatttagatttaacATTCCTGCTTAGGCATTAAGTATAGAAATGTCATATTAATAGACTGATCTCTATTCTAAAGATCTACTTACTCAGTCTTGCTTACCCATGTATCAGGATATGTTTACTCAAAGAAAATATTGCCATGGTAATAATGGCATAGGAAAATGTAATTTGAGAATCAAAGCTCTTACCAAATATAGTCTCCCCAAAATCAATAGAAATTATTAGATTTCCTTTGGCATAATACTCCATTGTTAAGCTAGTTAGACAGGAGTGGTCCCTAGTTCCTTATTCCCCTTACTAAGGGTGCTGTAATCTAAATAATGGATAAGATAGAAAATGGGACTGAATAATCAGGACTCCTGGATTGAAATACTGTCTCTGATATgcattagttgtatgaccccctAAAGAGTTATTTACTTTCTAAGTACCCTAAACAGAGTTCTAAGATTTTAAATAATATCTGTGGATGGATGAAGGGACTTATGTACAGTAATGGAAAAATAGCTCAACATGGAACTAATAAAAGTTCAACAGCTACCTTTTCAATCTTACGCTCACAGTTTCATTCCTACAAATGGATTTGAGTAGCACTCTTTCTATGGACCTATCCAAGCtgcacaaaaacagaaacaatattTAGAGTAACTGATATCTCTCTGTGTAATGTAAAAGCAGACTGGCTAGTGTAATGAAAGTTGCTTTAGATTTTGTTCATATTGGTctgctaagaaaaaaaacaagagaaccAAAACCACATAGTGGTTGACTTACCCGCAGGAGAGAAAGTGGTGCCCTGTATTCATATGGTCCAGCTCCCTGGATTTTTCTGTGGAGTTTTGCTTGTTCCTGAATTGTCTGGAGACTTCTGATGTCTGACAGATTTTGGATCTTCAGCATCACATACAACACACATGCGAAAATCCCAATACACGGCCACTTCCGCAGGGAAGCAAAGGCACTTTGGGGACTAATTACTAAGACTTCCTTTCCATATCAGTTTGTACCCCAAGTGAATTTATGGAGTTTGTGAATTAGAGTTGTTATTTTTACATGTAGTCTTTCTTGTGGAAGATTGATTGTCAAGGATTATTTTTAACACATAAAGATAACCTGCCTCAATAGCCCAAAGTTGGTCAATTGGTCCCATGGTGTCTTATATAGTTGGTCAAATAGTGGCTATATTCATTGACTCCCACCACTACTCttactttcccttccttcctggaatgctttttcctttcctgCCCCCCTCTACTTTTATCTTTGACATTTACAATTATTaatactttaatgtttgcaaattcAGAATATGTTCAACACTTTCCTAATGTTAAGATTATGTTGCTTTGGTCATGGTCACATTATCCAAGTAGTATCAATCAACAA from Dromiciops gliroides isolate mDroGli1 chromosome 6, mDroGli1.pri, whole genome shotgun sequence encodes the following:
- the LOC122731364 gene encoding olfactory receptor 8J2-like, with amino-acid sequence MIPVNLSHVTTFILIGVSERPDLQVPLFLVFLLIYGVTVTGNVGIITLTSIDSRLQTPMYFFLRHLAIINLGNSTVIAPQMLVNFLVEKKTISYYGCATQLGGFLVFIVAEIFMLAAMAYDRYVAICNPLLYMVVVSRKVCILLVVLTYAYSLTTALTVTSCVFSVSYCSSNIINHFYCDDVPLLALSCSDTYIPETAVFTFSGTNLFFSMIIVIVSYFYIILAILRIRSAEGRKKAFSTCASHMMAVTVFYGTLLFMYLQPQSNHSLDTDKMASVFYTLVIPMLNPMIYSLRNKDVKEALKRALTNPCQTFKNI